Genomic window (Poecilia reticulata strain Guanapo unplaced genomic scaffold, Guppy_female_1.0+MT scaffold_276, whole genome shotgun sequence):
NNNNNNNNNNNNNNNNNNNNNNNNNNNNNNNNNNNNNNNNNNNNNNNNNNNNNNNNNNNNNNNNNNNNNNNNNNNNNNNNNNNNNNNNNNNNNNNNNNNNNNNNNNNNNNNNNNNNNNNNNNNNNNNNNNNNNNNNNNNNNNNNNNNNNNNNNNNNNNNNNNNNNNNNNNNNNNNNNNNNNNNNNNNNNNNNNNNNNNNNNNNNNNNNNNNNNNNNNNNNNNNNNNNNNNNNNNNNNNNNNNNNNNNNNNNNNNNNNNNNNNNNNNNNNNNNNNNNNNNNNNNNNNNNNNNNNNNNNNNNNNNNNNNNNNNNNNNNNNNNNNNNNNNNNNNNNNNNNNNNNNNNNNNNNNNNNNNNNNNNNNNNNNNNNNNNNNNNNNNNNNNNNNNNNNNNNNNNNNNNNNNNNNNNNNNNNNNNNNNNNNNNNNNNNNNNNNNNNNNNNNNNNNNNNNNNNNNNNNNNNNNNNNNNNNNNNNNNNNNNNNNNNNNNNNNNNNNNNNNNNNNNNNNNNNNNNNNNNNNNNNNNNNNNNNNNNNNNNNNNNNNNNNNNNNNNNNNNNNNNNNNNNNNNNNNNNNNNNNNNNNNNNNNNNNNNNNNNNNNNNNNNNNNNNNNNNNNNNNNNNNNNNNNNNNNNNNNNNNNNNNNNNNNNNNNNNNNNNNNNNNNNNNNNNNNNNNNNNNNNNNNNNNNNNNNNNNNNNNNNNNNNNNNNNNNNNNNNNNNNNNNNNNNNNNNNNNNNNNNNNNNNNNNNNNNNNNNNNNNNNNNNNNNNNNNNNNNNNNNNNNNNNNNNNNNNNNNNNNNNNNNNNNNNNNNNNNNNNNNNNNNNNNNNNNNNNNNNNNNNNNNNNNNNNNNNNNNNNNNNNNNNNNNNNNNNNNNNNNNNNNNNNNNNNNNNNNNNNNNNNNNNNNNNNNNNNNNNNNNNNNNNNNNNNNNNNNNNNNNNNNNNNNNNNNNNNNNNNNNNNNNNNNNNNNNNNNNNNNNNNNNNNNNNNNNNNNNNNNNNNNNNNNNNNNNNNNNNNNNNNNNNNNNNNNNNNNNNNNNNNNNNNNNNNNNNNNNNNNNNNNNNNNNNNNNNNNNNNNNNNNNNNNNNNNNNNNNNNNNNNNNNNNNNNNNNNNNNNNNNNNNNNNNNNNNNNNNNNNNNNNNNNNNNNNNNNNNNNNNNNNNNNNNNNNNNNNNNNNNNNNNNNNNNNNNNNNNNNNNNNNNNNNNNNNNNNNNNNNNNNNNNNNNNNNNNNNNNNNNNNNNNNNNNNNNNNNNNNNNNNNNNNNNNNNNNNNNNNNNNNNNNNNNNNNNNNNNNNNNNNNNNNNNNNNNNNNNNNNNNNNNNNNNNNNNNNNNNNNNNNNNNNNNNNNNNNNNNNNNNNNNNNNNNNNNNNNNNNNNNNNNNNNNNNNNNNNNNNNNNNNNNNNNNNNNNNNNNNNNNNNNNNNNNNNNNNNNNNNNNNNNNNNNNNNNNNNNNNNNNNNNNNNNNNNNNNNNNNNNNNNNNNNNNNNNNNNNNNNNNNNNNNNNNNNNNNNNNNNNNNNNNNNNNNNNNNNNNNNNNNNNNNNNNNNNNNNNNNNNNNNNNNNNNNNNNNNNNNNNNNNNNNNNNNNNNNNNNNNNNNNNNNNNNNNNNNNNNNNNNNNNNNNNNNNNNNNNNNNNNNNNNNNNNNNNNNNNNNNNNNNNNNNNNNNNNNNNNNNNNNNNNNNNNNNNNNNNNNNNNNNNNNNNNNNNNNNNNNNNNNNNNNNNNNNNNNNNNNNNNNNNNNNNNNNNNNNNNNNNNNNNNNNNNNNNNNNNNNNNNNNNNNNNNNNNNNNNNNNNNNNNNNNNNNNNNNNNNNNNNNNNNNNNNNNNNNNNNNNNNNNNNNNNNNNNNNNNNNNNNNNNNNNNNNNNNNNNNNNNNNNNNNNNNNNNNNNNNNNNNNNNNNNNNNNNNNNNNNNNNNNNNNNNNNNNNNNNNNNNNNNNNNNNNNNNNNNNNNNNNNNNNNNNNNNNNNNNNNNNNNNNNNNNNNNNNNNNNNNNNNNNNNNNNNNNNNNNNNNNNNNNNNNNNNNNNNNNNNNNNNNNNNNNNNNNNNNNNNATGCTAGCAGCCTGGCTAACGCTACATGCTAGCAGCCTGGCCACGTGCTACATGCTAGCAGCCTGGCTAACGCTACATGCTATCAGCCTGGCCATGTGCTACATGCTAGCAACCTGGCTCACATGCTATCAGCCTGGCTACATGCTACATTCTAGCAGCCTGGCTCACGTGCTACATTCTAGCAGCCTGGCTTTACGCTACATGCTATCAGCCTGGCTACATGCTACATGCCATCTGCCTGGCTTCACGCTACATGCTAGCAGCCTTCCGACATGCTACTAGGATCGTTTCTGCCACGGTAATGTTTAGGTTGGTGCTGCAGCCTGTGGACTTGCTGGTGAGTGGAACTGGGAACCRTCAGGGTGGGTTCATCTGAAGCAGGGAGTGTCGGCCTGTACTGGTACCTCTGGTGTAACGTCTCGTGGTGCAAAACCAGTTCCTCCTGTGGTCAGAATAAGATTCAGCTCCTGCTCATCACACCACTCCAGAAGAGTTTCCTGCATGGAAGGAAACACAAGAACCAAGTCAGGAACATTTCCGCTTCCTGAACCAGCATCTGAAAGATACCAAGGAGCCCGCACCTTGATTTCCTCGATCTCATCTGGAACTATTTTGTAGGCCGCAATCACTCCTCCCAGCCTGCAGGGGGAGACGACAGTGAGSGTCAGAATGTGGAGGCGCGCGGCGCCGGCGTTCATGAAAGGACTCACAGTGACGGGTCGTGGACCAGGTCCTTCAGGTTCACTCCACTCCTGTCTTCTGCCAGGTTCTTGAAGCAGCTGTCACTGACTGCAGGGGAGAGAgggccgggtcagaaccagaaccgttcTGCTCGAGTCTTTCTAGATCAGGGTGAGCAGCTCCAGGCCTGCAGCTGTTAGATGTGTCtccacttcaacacacctgagtcaaatcatgaggtcgttagcagaaCCGGACTGGACTGAGGAGGAGATCCAGCTGTTGGAAACACTAAGAGCTGCAGAActccggccctccaggaccaggactgcTTTTGGGCCCGGTTCCATCAGCAGTGAGCCAGAGCTGAGTAAGGAGAGACGGGCCGGCTGATACCACCCAAAACCAGAGCAAACACAGGGGAACCACCGGGCCCAGYAAGGCATCTCCCTCCTGGCCTGTTGGGGCAGTTCTGAACCGGGTCGAGTCCAGTCCGGTTCTGGATCTGTGCGATGCTGAGTTTACTGTTTCCACGTTGGCTGATTATTATTCAATGCTGTAATTAACAAAACACCACCTTGTTtgaagtggcctagtcaaagtctggacttaaatccTCCACCNNNNNNNNNNNNNNNNNNNNNNNNNNNNNNNNNNNNNNNNNNNNNNNNNNNNNNNNNNNNNNNNNNNNNNNNNNNNNNNNNNNNNNNNNNNNNNNNNNNNNNNNNNNNNNNNNNNNNNNNNNNNNNNNNNNNNNNNNNNNNNNNNNNNNNNNNNNNNNNNNNNNNNNNNNNNNNNNNNNNNNNNNNNNNNNNNNNNNNNNNNNNNNNNNNNNNNNNNNNNNNNNNNNNNNNNNNNNNNNNNNNNNNNNNNNNNNNNNNNNNNNNNNNNNNNNNNNNNNNNNNNNNNNNNNNNNNNNNNNNNNNNNNNNNNNNNNNNNNNNNNNNNNNNNNNNNNNNNNNNNNNNNNNNNNNNNNNNNNNNNNNNNNNNNNNNNNNNNNNNNNNNNNNNNNNNNNNNNNNNNNNNNNNNNNNNNNNNNNNNNNNNNNNNNNNNNNNNNNNNNNNNNNNNNNNNNNNNNNNNNNNNNNNNNNNNNNNNNNNNNNNNNNNNNNNNNNNNNNNNNNNNNNNNNNNNNNNNNNNNNNNNNNNNNNNNNNNNNNNNNNNNNNNNNNNNNNNNNNNNNNNNNNNNNNNNNNNNNNNNNNNNNNNNNNNNNNNNNNNNNNNNNNNNNNNNNNNNNNNNNNNNNNNNNNNNNNNNNNNNNNNNNNNNNNNNNNNNNNNNNNNNNNNNNNNNNNNNNNNNNNNNNNNNNNNNNNNNNNNNNNNNNNNNNNNNNNNNNNNNNNNNNNNNNNNNNNNNNNNNNNNNNNNNNNNNNNNNNNNNNNNNNNNNNNNNNNNNNNNNNNNNNNNNNNNNNNNNNNNNNNNNNNNNNNNNNNNNNNNNNNNNNNNNNNNNNNNNNNNNNNNNNNNNNNNNNNNNNNNNNNNNNNNNNNNNNNNNNNNNNNNNNNNNNNNNNNNNNNNNNNNNNNNNNNNNNNNNNNNNNNNNNNNNNNNNNNNNNNNNNNNNNNNNNNNNNNNNNNNNNNNNNNNNNNNNNNNNNNNNNNNNNNNNNNNNNNNNNNNNNNNNNNNNNNNNNNNNNNNNNNNNNNNNNNNNNNNNNNNNNNNNNNNNNNNNNNNNNNNNNNNNNNNNNNNNNNNNNNNNNNNNNNNNNNNNNNNNNNNNNNNNNNNNNNNNNNNNNNNNNNNNNNNNNNNNNNNNNNNNNNNNNNNNNNNNNNNNNNNNNNNNNNNNNNNNNNNNNNNNNNNNNNNNNNNNNNNNNNNNNNNNNNNNNNNNNNNNNNNNNNNNNNNNNNNNNNNNNNNNNNNNNNNNNNNNNNNNNNNNNNNNNNNNNNNNNNNNNNNNNNNNNNNNNNNNNNNNNNNNNNNNNNNNNNNNNNNNNNNNNNNNNNNNNNNNNNNNNNNNNNNNNNNNNNNNNNNNNNNNNNNNNNNNNNNNNNNNNNNNNNNNNNNNNNNNNNNNNNNNNNNNNNNNNNNNNNNNNNNNNNNNNNNNNNNNNNNNNNNNNNNNNNNNNNNNNNNNNNNNNNNNNNNNNNNNNNNNNNNNNNNNNNNNNNNNNNNNNNNNNNNNNNNNNNNNNNNNNNNNNNNNNNNNNNNNNNNNNNNNNNNNNNNNNNNNNNNNNNNNNNNNNNNNNNNNNNNNNNNNNNNNNNNNNNNNNNNNNNNNNNNNNNNNNNNNNNNNNNNNNNNNNNNNNNNNNNNNNNNNNNNNNNNNNNNNNNNNNNNNNNNNNNNNNNNNNNNNNNNNNNNNNNNNNNNNNNNNNNNNNNNNNNNNNNNNNNNNNNNNNNNNNNNNNNNNNNNNNNNNNNNNNNNNNNNNNNNNNNNNNNNNNNNNNNNNNNNNNNNNNNNNNNNNNNNNNNNNNNNNNNNNNNNNNNNNNNNNNNNNNNNNNNNNNNNNNNNNNNNNNNNNNNNNNNNNNNNNNNNNNNNNNNNNNNNNNNNNNNNNNNNNNNNNNNNNNNNNNNNNNNNNNNNNNNNNNNNNNNNNNNNNNNNNNNNNNNNNNNNNNNNNNNNNNNNNNNNNNNNNNNNNNNNNNNNNNNNNNNNNNNNNNNNNNNNNNNNNNNNNNNNNNNNNNNNNNNNNNNNNNNNNNNNNNNNNNNNNNNNNNNNNNNNNNNNNNNNNNNNNNNNNNNNNNNNNNNNNNNNNNNNNNNNNNNNNNNNNNNNNNNNNNNNNNNNNNNNNNNNNNNNNNNNNNNNNNNNNNNNNNNNNNNNNNNNNNNNNNNNNNNNNNNNNNNNNNNNNNNNNNNNNNNNNNNNNNNNNNNNNNNNNNNNNNNNNNNNNNNNNNNNNNNNNNNNNNNNNNNNNNNNNNNNNNNNNNNNNNNNNNNNNNNNNNNNNNNNNNNNNNNNNNNNNNNNNNNNNNNNNNNNNNNNNNNNNNNNNNNNNNNNNNNNNNNNNNNNNNNNNNNNNNNNNNNNNNNNNNNNNNNNNNNNNNNNNNNNNNNNNNNNNNNNNNNNNNNNNNNNNNNNNNNNNNNNNNNNNNNNNNNNNNNNNNNNNNNNNNNNNNNNNNNNNNNNNNNNNNNNNNNNNNNNNNNNNNNNNNNNNNNNNNNNNNNNNNNNNNNNNNNNNNNNNNNNNNNNNNNNNNNNNNNNNNNNNNNNNNNNNNNNNNNNNNNNNNNNNNNNNNNNNNNNNNNNNNNNNNNNNNNNNNNNNNNNNNNNNNNNNNNNNNNNNNNNNNNNNNNNNNNNNNNNNNNNNNNNNNNNNNNNNNNNNNNNNNNNNNNNNNNNNNNNNNNNNNNNNNNNNNNNNNNNNNNNNNNNNNNNNNNNNNNNNNNNNNNNNNNNNNNNNNNNNNNNNNNNNNNNNNNNNNNNNNNNNNNNNNNNNNNNNNNNNNNNNNNNNNNNNNNNNNNNNNNNNNNNNNNNNNNNNNNNNNNNNNNNNNNNNNNNNNNNNNNNNNNNNNNNNNNNNNNNNNNNNNNNNNNNNNNNNNNNNNNNNNNNNNNNNNNNNNNNNNNNNNNNNNNNNNNNNNNNNNNNNNNNNNNNNNNNNNNNNNNNNNNNNNNNNNNNNNNNNNNNNNNNNNNNNNNNNNNNNNNNNNNNNNNNNNNNNNNNNNNNNNNNNNNNNNNNNNNNNCTGGTACCAGGACGCTGCTGGTTGTTctggcagcagcagaaccaggaaTGGGCCCAGTGGGCTGCATCAGGCAGCTACCAGAGCACCCTACAGTCTGAGGAAGGCGGTGCACACACGCCTCcagcctgacctctgacctccggcctgacctctgacctctggcctGACCTTCGACCTCCggcctgacctttgacctctggccTGACCTTGGCCTCTTGCTGTTTCTAGCTTTTTCTGTAGCTACAGACATGATGTGCATGGTCTACAACCTTTGGTACAGAAAGTCGGGGAGTAAATGTGATGAAGTAATTTGGCCGTCWGCCACTGTGAGGACGGTAACCCYTGGTTGTCATGGAGTCGTTACATCATGTGACTTCTTAGGTCTCGttggatgaataaataaaaagaggcaCCAGATGcagttttctgataaacagtCATTAAGCAAAGCCAGCTAAACCCAAGCAGAGCTGAGAGTTTTGTTCTGCTCCTGAAAGCTCCATCCAGCCTCCCGTCTGCAGAAGCAGCAGTTCCTCCTGAAGGGAACCCTTAAAGTTCTTGTTCCCGTGATCCCAGGACCTTCGGTCTTCCTGTTTTCCACCGGTCTCTGCTACAGCAGGGTCGTTTTCTGTCGACCCTCAGTCTTCTCCCGCTTGCTTAAACTCAGCTGGCTCTCTGCTAGCGTCGGGTCCGCCCTCCGGTACTGGGACCTGGGAGGTGTGATGGCGGTGAGTTCATGCTGGTCGGCGAACACAACCCTCTGGTTCTCGTTTCGGATGTTTATYACTTTCAAGATGCGCTTGCCAATGAGGTAAATCATCTCAAGGAGGCACATTAATATGCAGATGGCGCTGGACACGACCATGAAGAGCATGAAGATCTTCTTCTCTGTTGGACGACTGATGAAGCAGTCCACAGTGTTGGGACACGGTGCCAGGGAACACTTGGAGAGTCTGCAGRGAAAGCAGAGCAGATTGAAGCAACTGAAGAACAGCACTGTTGTCTTTGCCAGCAAGTAAAGTCCAAAACTTACTTGGGGAGGTCGTATCCATGGTAGATCCGATACAGAATGTAGAGAAACGAAGTGTCAAACCCGGCTTTAAAGACCAAGCTCACCAGATACGTCCACCACAGACCTCCTCTCTTCTTTCCGGGGTTGGCGTAAAGGTGAGAGCCTTGGTGCACTGCCATGTACTTCCTGTCCTTCCCCTCGCGGTATTTAACATGAGCCATGACCATCAGAGATGGGCACGTGACGAAGATCAGCTGCAGCGCCCACA
Coding sequences:
- the LOC103460679 gene encoding gap junction beta-4 protein-like, which translates into the protein MNWSGLENLLSGVNKYSTAFGRIWLSMVFVFRVMVFVVAAQRVWGDESKDFVCNTKQPGCNNVCYDHIFPISHIRLWALQLIFVTCPSLMVMAHVKYREGKDRKYMAVHQGSHLYANPGKKRGGLWWTYLVSLVFKAGFDTSFLYILYRIYHGYDLPKLSKCSLAPCPNTVDCFISRPTEKKIFMLFMVVSSAICILMCLLEMIYLIGKRILKVINIRNENQRVVFADQHELTAITPPRSQYRRADPTLAESQLSLSKREKTEGRQKTTLL